In Harpia harpyja isolate bHarHar1 chromosome 8, bHarHar1 primary haplotype, whole genome shotgun sequence, a genomic segment contains:
- the ZBTB20 gene encoding zinc finger and BTB domain-containing protein 20 gives MTERIHSINLHNFSNSVLETLNEQRNRGHFCDVTVRIHGSMLRAHRCVLAAGSPFFQDKLLLGYSDIEIPSVVSVQSVQKLIDFMYSGVLRVSQSEALQILTAASILQIKTVIDECTRIVSQNVGEVYPVIQDSGQETPRGTPESGTSGQSTDTESGYLQSHSQHSVDRIYSALYACSMQNGSGERSFYSGAVVSHHETALGLPRDHHMEDPSWITRIHERSQQMERYLSTTPETTHCRKQPRPVRIQTLMGNIHIKQEMEDDYDYYGQQRVQILERNESEECTEDTDQAEGTESEPKGESFDSGVSSSIGTEPDSMEQQFMAGLGRDGQQEPSQADQNDIPADGTQPQQQQQQQQQQQQHVDANSFSPERSNDVEMDSKVLTVNNSTEKGALQPSVNTTVAQPLPTTQIYLRQTETLTSNLRMPLTLTSNTQVIGTAGNTYLPALFTTQSAGSGPKPFLFSLPQPLAGQQTQFVTVSQPGLSTFTAQLPAPQPLAPSAGHSTAGGQGEKKPYECTLCNKTFTAKQNYVKHMFVHTGEKPHQCSICWRSFSLKDYLIKHMVTHTGVRAYQCSICNKRFTQKSSLNVHMRLHRGEKSYECYICKKKFSHKTLLERHVALHSATNGTPGATGTGARAVPAGVVACTEGTTYVCSVCPAKFDQIEHFNDHMRMHVSDG, from the exons ATGACAGAGCGCATTCATAGCATCAACCTTCACAACTTCAGCAATTCTGTGCTCGAGACCCTCAACGAGCAGCGCAACCGTGGCCACTTCTGTGACGTGACGGTCCGCATCCACGGGAGCATGCTACGCGCCCACCGTTGTGTGCTGGCGGCTGGCAGCCCCTTCTTCCAGGACAAGCTGCTGCTGGGCTACAGCGACATCGAGATCCCCTCAGTGGTGTCAGTCCAGTCTGTGCAAAAGCTCATTGACTTCATGTACAGCGGGGTGCTGCGGGTCTCACAGTCGGAGGCCCTCCAAATACTCACAGCTGCCAGCATCCTGCAGATCAAGACTGTGATTGATGAGTGCACAAGGATTGTCTCACAAAATGTGGGAGAGGTCTACCCGGTGATTCAGGACTCAGGCCAGGAGACACCCAGGGGAACACCCGAATCAGGCACCTCGGGGCAGAGCACTGACACAGAGTCTGGCTACCTGCAGAGCCATTCGCAGCACAGCGTGGACAGGATCTATTCAGCCCTCTATGCCTGTTCCATGCAAAATGGCAGTGGGGAGCGCTCCTTTTACAGTGGAGCTGTGGTCAGCCACCATGAAAcagccctggggctccccagggacCACCACATGGAAGACCCCAGCTGGATTACCCGGATCCATGAACGGTCACAACAGATGGAGCGGTACCTCTCCACCACTCCAGAGACCACACACTGCCGCAAGCAACCACGCCCTGTCCGAATTCAAACCCTGATGGGCAACATCCATATTAAGCAGGAGATGGAGGATGACTATGACTACTATGGCCAACAGAGGGTGCAGATCCTTGAGCGCAATGAGTCTGAGGAATGCACTGAGGACACTGACCAAGCAGAAGGCACTGAGAGTGAGCCCAAAGGGGAGAGTTTTGACTCGGGAGTCAGTTCCTCCATTGGCACTGAGCCCGATTCCATGGAGCAGCAGTTTATGGCTGGTCTGGGCCGGGATGGGCAGCAAGAACCTTCTCAAGCAGATCAAAATGACATCCCTGCTGATGGCActcagccgcagcagcagcagcagcagcagcagcagcagcagcagcatgtagATGCCAACTCTTTCTCGCCAGAGAGAAGCAATGACGTTGAAATGGACAGCAAAGTGCTCACAGTCAATAACAGCACCGAAAAGGGGGCTTTGCAGCCTTCTGTCAACACAACTGTTGCCCAACCATTGCCAACCACACAGATCTACTTACGCCAGACAGAAACCCTCACCAGCAATCTGAGGATGCCACTGACTCTGACCAGCAACACTCAGGTCATTGGCACAGCTGGCAACACCTACCTGCCTGCCCTTTTCACCACACAGTCTGCTGGCAGTGGCCCTAAGCCTTTTCTCTTCAGCCTGCCCCAGCCTTTAGCTGGCCAACAGACACAGTTTGTGACAGTGTCCCAGCCTGGCCTGTCAACCTTTACtgcccagctgccagccccacagcccttgGCCCCATCTGCGGGCCACAGCACAGCAGGTGGGCAAGGTGAAAAAAAGCCTTACGAGTGCACTCTCTGTAACAAGACTTTCACCGCCAAACAGAACTACGTCAAGCACATGTTTGTACACACAG GTGAGAAACCCCACCAATGCAGCATCTGTTGGCGCTCCTTCTCTTTAAAGGATTACCTAATCAAACACATGGTGACGCACACTGGCGTGAGGGCATACCAGTGCAGTATCTGCAACAAGCGCTTCACCCAGAAGAGCTCCCTTAATGTGCACATGCGCCTCCACCGTGGGGAGAAGTCCTACGAGTGCTACATCTGCAAGAAGAAGTTCTCCCACAAGACCCTGCTGGAGAGGCATGTGGCTCTGCACAGTGCCACCAACGGCACGCCTGGAGCCACCGGCACCGGCGCGAGGGCTGTCCCTGCCGGGGTGGTGGCCTGCACGGAGGGGACCACGTACGTCTGCTCTGTCTGTCCAGCTAAGTTTGACCAAATCGAGCATTTCAACGACCACATGAGGATGCATGTGTCAGACGGATAA